The Polyangium aurulentum genomic interval AGGCCGTGAGCGTCGCGGATCGCATCGCCAAGGGGGACCTCTCCGTGCAGATCGAGACGGTGAGCGACGACGAGACCGGGCGGCTGCTCGGCGCGATGCGCAGCATGGTCCAGAGGCTCGCGCAGGTGATGGGAGAGGTGCGCGACGGCGCCGGCGCGCTCGCCTCCGCGGCCGTGCAGATCTCCTCTGCCTCGCAGGGCCTGTCGCAGGGCACGAGCGAGCAGGCGAGCAGCGTCGAGGAGACGACGGCGAGCCTCGAGCAGATGACGGCGACCATCGGCCAGAACAGCGCCAACAGCTTGCAGCTCGAGCAGATGGCCCAGAAGGGTGCGAAGGACGCGGTCGAGAGCGGCGAGGCGGTGAAGGAGACGGTCGAGGCGATGAATTCGATCGCCGAGAAGATCAACATCATCGAGGAGATCGCGTACCAGACGAACCTTCTCGCGCTGAACGCGGCCATCGAGGCGGCCCGCGCGGGAGACCACGGCAGGGGTTTTGCCGTCGTGGCGACCGAGGTGCGCAAGCTGGCCGAGCGCAGCCAGACGGCGGCGCGGGAGATTGGCAGCCTCGCGGTCTCGAGCGTCAAGGTCGCGGAGCGCTCGGGGAGGCTGCTCGGAGAGCTGGTGCCCTCGATCCGCAAGACGACCAACCTCGTGCAGGAGGTCGCGACCGCCTCGACGGAGCAATCGGCCGGGGTCAATCAAATGAACCGGGCGATGATGCACGTGGATCAGGTGACGCAGCGCAACGCCTCGGCGGCCGAGGAGCTCGCGTCGACGGCCGAGGAGATGAGCGCGCAGGCCGAGACGCTCCAGCAGCTCATCGCTTTCTTCCGCGTGGGCGGGGCGGATGATAGGCTGGCGCGGCCGGTGGCCCCGCGGGCTGCGGGCCAAGGGCAGGG includes:
- a CDS encoding methyl-accepting chemotaxis protein, which codes for MSWFHNLNIASKLLVSYLILLAMTVALGFFAIDQMTTMRQARIEISDKRMPSIAAAQAMNTDTSDFREAELQHILAEAVEDMVKYERMMAQEQENVDRSARAYEALMTTEAERRVYAEFRKLWADYLGHHERLMVLSRQNKNDDAAAVMRSGGSESTFNAACAKLDELVLINDESGRNAAAMAERAYETSRRWIVSALVGCLLISALLCFLIARVIARPLTEAVSVADRIAKGDLSVQIETVSDDETGRLLGAMRSMVQRLAQVMGEVRDGAGALASAAVQISSASQGLSQGTSEQASSVEETTASLEQMTATIGQNSANSLQLEQMAQKGAKDAVESGEAVKETVEAMNSIAEKINIIEEIAYQTNLLALNAAIEAARAGDHGRGFAVVATEVRKLAERSQTAAREIGSLAVSSVKVAERSGRLLGELVPSIRKTTNLVQEVATASTEQSAGVNQMNRAMMHVDQVTQRNASAAEELASTAEEMSAQAETLQQLIAFFRVGGADDRLARPVAPRAAGQGQGKGGARAGSSPTLSPASKPASPRNAPLSTRGNGSPSEDHDFRRF